The segment CTTGAAGATCTTGAAGACAGTTCTCAAGtcaaaatatgcttttttttcttgtgatttaTTTGAGCTGTAAGAGTGCATGCTATATCTGAAAATCATAAGTGCTGAAGTGTTACCGGAAATTCCAGAGGAGTCAACAAACATATCTGCCACAGATTAGAATCGGCCAGTTTTAAATAGGTCAGCGCTGATCAGGGAGTGGCAGGTCAAATAACTTGCAGAGAAagcttttgtctcatttttttattcaatgcaGCAAAACTCTTAATTCCCACAGTTTTCAGGCTAAAAATGCAACAACCAACACGACTCactttgtactttttatttgtttaggaaAAAGAAGCTTATAGTTAGACGTGCTTTGCTATAGAAGTTGATAAACGTATTTgtcttcttgttttctgtttcagaacaACTACCATTAGCAAAGAAGCTGCAGcaaatatttcctttatttttatgaaccGTCTTTTGAGCTAGATCTCCAGGGAAAACTAGAAATGGGTATCAGCCAAGACAAACGTGTTCAGGGTGTCTCTTGTAACTCCAGTCTCTTGTGGTGGTGGTGAATAGTTTCCACTTTACTTTTTGGGTTCTATTGGCAGACAGTGGAAGGTATAATACAAATTtatgatgatgatttttttgtgtgtgtgtgtgtgtgtgtgtaactgaACTTGAATCTAATTGCAttaactgtttttatctgtataaaTTAGATTTGTGTCATTACATGcaataatgacactgaatgacaGTAAGTAATTGATGACATTCATTAATTACTTAATGAATGTAAGTAATTACATTCATTGTGTTGTATAGCTAAGCAGAACAGAACTGAATTAAGATTAAACCTATTTAGCATCTCTAATATTGAAGTTGAATATTTCGTCTGTCTGTCTTTGAGGTTAACAGGGATTCCTAGACAGTATCTCCTGTTGCACACAGTCAGTCGTTTTCCctactaaacattttaaagaatgtgGAAGAAATTGGAAGTTGCTGAGCTTCAAGTTGTTCACAGCTTTAACTTTGATTAATTTCCCCTACCCCAAATGGCAAAGCTTGCTTTTTGCGTGCAAGTTTCATAATCTTATCAGACACTGAGATGAATTCAGAAGgtggtttatttttcagctgtaCAGTAGTcagaattttatgtaaaatcaccaccttgaaaacaaaaaaaaaactaccacaTTCTATAAGATAGTCAGATTGACTCATAACACCCAATTCGAAGTGGAGAAACAACTGTCTGCAGTCTGCCAACACATCAAATAAACCACCACTCCTCTGCAAATGTATAGACACACTGACACATAAACCTGTCGTGACTAAGTTGTTAGAGTTTGAAACGACTAACACATGTTGCGTGGTGAACGCAGGGCTTTTGTTACTGGGCAATAGGTCTGTGTAGAGCTGGAATATAAAAACTGAACGCATTAAATGCAAcaagtaacatttatttatttatgttttatttgaaagagaaaatgacattgacattttctttaaattttagACAGGTCTCTTTTCTTTAGCTTggcaaaataaatgaagttaTATTTTGGATTCTTACAGTGGAAGAATGCTTTTGAATGGCAAATTCCTTGCTCAAAATAAGTATCTGCTGTGGACTCTCAGACTGAGGTGAAACTAAATGTTCATAAATCAACCCTCTAGTGGTGAAAATGAGCAGGTGCGAAGCAGAAATTCGACCATTTGTATGAAACTCTTCTTTTTGCTTCCTTTGTTCCTGACCAGAGGCCTTCTCCCCTCACAGTTTCACTACTCTTGCGTTTCCTGTTTCACAACTGCACTGACTAATGCCTGTAGGTAGAGTTTGTTTACAGTTGCTTTCGACTAAAGGGTGCAGAATGACACTAAAGCTCCcaagaacatttgttttttcactaCAGATGGCATCcttgaaaagagaagaaagtcACTTCATTAAAAAGACCAATTAGTGCAGAGTTAAAGCATCTCTGTCTATAAAAGCAGGAacgattttttttcttaattatttaaatgtagaaTTCAACTGTAAACagcaatttaaataattcataagGTCTGCAGCCTTTTTGGATCATAATGTAGCctttattaagtttttattttgtgtaaataaaattatatttaaatcagCTGACACATTATTTGGTAAGCCAAACAGTCGTGTAATATAATTTCAGGGACACGTTATGCGGTGGTAAAGATATCTCTTGCAGTCAGATTCAAAAACAAGCTTTTGTTTGCTATTGTTTGATGTGCTTGTACACACAGCAGTAACTCATAAGCTAAATCTGTCCTTCATAACAAGTTATTGTTTATAATGTGTCATTGCATTCTTTATTTGCTGGCATTTCCTGCCTATTATACATAAGCAGAGCTTGACATTTGATATAATCTTATGCATTATTGGCACCACGGTTGAAATGTGGTGATGTTATTCATATCATTAGTTCAATACCTGTAGGACAGTTAAAGTCGAgtattaaaaaagcaaaactatatttatgttttagtttgataaaaacaaaaaattaaaaattacctaatttttattttttttatgtgaagctTAATCAGAACATTTGGAGAACTGccttttatgaaaatataacagACTTTCAGTATTAGTCAGTTTCAGTCATGCTTTTACAGGCACGATAAAAGAAGATCCATTTGTTATTTACTAAATTGCAGTGTAAAATACAATTTCTTCTTATAGCTAAAATGCTGCATCAACAACAGCATGCTTGTAATACTGAAAAGTGAATAGTTTTACTTTACGGGGACTTTTGTTTTTGCGTTCCGATCCGGATGTTTAACGCCACCTGAGAGTGATGTCTGCAAACAAACAAGACAATAGAGGAAGTTACTGACTCaagcacaaaaaataagaagagaTTTTGCAGCTTGAACAATTTAAACCCTATTTGCTTATGACTTGAGTTCTCATTTGAAattatgaaacacaaaacaaaaatcaagacCCAGAACCTGGTAAGTATAACAGTTGAGCACTATGACAAacacaatttaataataataataccaacAATTTCTTTTAACATGCTTTATTTCTTGGTAATATTTTAATGTGAGGTAACTTGAGGTAAGGGCTATGGGTTGTTATGAGATGTTATCTGGCATTCATCAGCAGTTGCTGCAGATGCACCAAGGAGATTTTTAACTGGCAGATACAGATTTCCGGATTTCTTTGAGGTGTGACCTGCTGACTCGGATTATACTTCCTCTTGACCGTAAAGCATCCAACCTTGTTTATTGCACCATATTTTAGTTCAAcgtgcaaataaaataaacattgattatgtgaaagaaaaaacaaaaaaaaatatgtagcgCATTTCTTGATCGAGGTAGTAAGCCCACCGataaacatttccttttttggCATTCAACTAGTTTAAAATATTGACTGGGACATCACTTATTAATCAtctcaataaaatgcaaatttaatgagAATGTTGCCAACAATAGTGTTTTAAAATCAGTCCACATTTGCTCTGCCACAGAagtaatcctttttttttttcaatattttagtcCAACTGCGATCATTGTTACTCAAATTCAAACCATTAAAAGCCTTACAAATTACTAAAGATTTTTGCCATGAAAAAATGGTGTGTATTGTAACACAAGCAAAACATTTCCTAACAAATAATATCGCCTACAGATCATGCTTAGTTTtcaatttcaaaagtaaaacatgctTTCTTTGGAATTTTAAAACCTTATGTTAGTAGGAAAATACATTGTGgataaatgattttttctttttagctccCATCCTGAAACTGCTTACACGTTAGTCAATGCATCCATCAGGACACTGGTGTTCTCATGATAGCTAGATGAACCAAGGGCTGAAATTCAGCAAAACACAGCAACAGGAATTTTTCAGCAATATGGAAGATCAGTTCACATTGTTGAAATCTTAAAGTATTATATCCCTATGTCATTTACAGTTCTTGATATGGGTTTATTGGGTGTTGATGACAGTTGAGCCCAAATGATGTGCACCGGTTGAAGTGTAGGTCACCAGTTTCACACCAGTTTGCattaaccacacacacaaacaagtaTAAAATCAGATGTCAACCGCAATGTGGATGAAGGATCGTCAACATCTGAGTACAGCTGTCAACGTGCCAAAGTTCCCATGAACAAAAGTGCAATAGTGCATCGTGCATTTTTCTCATGGTCTGGAAACAAGCCAGTGTGGTCTGGTGTTTGCTTGTGATCTTCTCTGCAGCACCTAGATGCCTGATTTGCACCAAAACACTGGCTGTAAATGTATGGTAGACTTATTTCATGCTTTTTGATCTGATGCAAAAGTCTGACGACAACCCAACAATGCTAAGAGGGGACTTTTGGTCTCTGAATTATTGATTTTGGAGAAATTTTAAGCAAgtgatttttattagtttttttatcacatttgtCATTTACTGTTGAGCTTGTTTAACATATGatgacatgtttaaaatgttctggttttgATTTCACAACATAGACACTCATTTCAACAATTTTCTACACAGTTACAGCAGTGACAATGTCTGAGTCATAAAAGCTTTTCATCcgacaaaaacaagcaaaatatgACTTCTTTCTCCGTTCTTgcagtgctttaaaaatgtgtccCTGGCTCTAGACCATCTCAATATTTTAGGCTGCCATTGCATTTATTAGACCAGATAATTAAGTGCTAATTATCTCTGCCActtgatgtttctttttctttcagcaaaaagaaacatcaagTGGTTTGGAAACTTGCATGCTGTAGAGCCCAGCAGGCTGAGTGGAAGTACGTAGGCATGATGCTTCTAATACACTTTCCAGCTGGGATTCATTTTGCAACGATAATATGAGTTGAAGCAAAATGCAAGAGggattttatctgtaaaaacttaacttttcaaactcacaTTTTGGAATATGTGTTAGTTTGTGTTAGTCTAACACTAATCCCTTATAAATACATCTTATAAGGGTAAAGTATCACATACTGAGACTTCAGTTTAACTTCCAATTCTTGATGGTCTTGTGTCCGCCTTGTGACTTTTGAGTGCCTGACTAAAGATGTGCTTATGCAGTCCAGATTTGTGTGCTTGCGTGGGCTCTGTGTGTTGAAAGTGACGATTTGTCCAGTCAGATAATGGTGTCACTGTTTTTCCAGTGTAGATTATTCATCTCTTAAGGGCAGCAAGGAGACCAAAAATTTACTCACATTTTTGTGAGAAACCACTTCATGCTTTTCCGGTTCTTCagttcatttttccttttttggtaaACTGTGTAAAACATTGGCATATAATTTCATACTAAGAGGCTGTCGTGGAGACTTCTTATCTAGTTATGGAAGGCAGTTGTTCACCTTAATGCTATGAATAGGAGTGTGAACTTGAGGTCCAAGCAGTTTGTGTACAAAGGTCACACAAAGGCATGAGAAGCCTTTAAAGGTGAAAGAGGGTCGACTCCCTAACGATCATAACCGAAGTGAGGGAGAGGTTATGAACCAGGTCATGTCCAAGTTAGCAGTCACACCCAGTGTGGTGGCACCTTTTGTCCACCAGCTGAACTTATTGCATGAACTTTAGTAAATCATCTTTATACTGAGTTTTCTCAAGCTCAGTGTCAGTGGGCACACCCCACAGAGTGGACTGCATTTACTTTATGCTGTTTTCCCACTCAGAAACTGCATTAGTTGTTGCATTGAGAAGCAATCTGTGAGTTCACAACATAAGATTATGGACAGAAAACACTTGCAAAATgtcctattttaaaaataattaaatgggTTAGATCTGGCAAATACACAAATCCCAAATACAAAATAGACAATTTGCTTCTGCAaacaaatgactaaaatatgttttttttaattttattaaagtacaaattttttgcagttttaaaaaacagaattgatAAGTTAATAAAAAAGGGATAACTGAAAAACAACCGTATGACCACAACTGAAGCAAAGTCGAGGTTACAGACTGGTTTTATACCAGTCAGTTACATCCAATTGTGGTTTTGTAGGTCTATAACTGacagttttcacttttattctaGTATTTCCTGCTAAAGATACCTTTACAAGAGTGTTTGACTTGAcattacaaaatataataacTTTCAACATTATTTTGCACACCAAGATGCttgtgaaacagtttttcttttggtataAAACTGAGAAATTGCAACACACAGTCAGTCTGAGGCATGTGACATAGATGTAAACTGTCATCAAAAAAGAAGGCAGGACTTTTGCATGTTGGCATCGTCGATACAGGGGTATACGAAGGTCAACAAAACAGAGAGCTGGTTTTATTGGCTCGTGGTAGCTGAGGTTAAGCCCACAGGATTGTTTATAAGAGTGCAAGCTCCTCAGAGCTCTTGGTGCAGGAACAGGAAAACAACCTGGGACATGCTCAACAGCTCAAACATCACAGGTACGTTCAGTTTTGGAAAGTGGAAGTTTTAATGTAAATTGAAAATGATTGCTTTTATACACGGAAATACTTATAGAGACCAAAGGAAAATGTTGGATTTACTAAAGTAATATCTTTCTACCAAGATATTGGATAGCAGTTAAATGTATTTGCATTTGTAATCTAAATGGTctttgatgtaatattctaaaatAGATCCCCCCCAATAACCTTCCAGAGTCCCAAAGATTAATTAAATTGACTGTTATACTTTATTTAATTACTATTTATCAACCTGCATAATATGTTGAGCCCCAGCacttaatttaaatgaaacatttactaGTTTTACTACCTCTATAAATCCACCAAACTTAAACTTTCAGGATGTCTGATTGTGGTTCATCACAATCTTAGCTCACACATGACTGActcgtgatttttttttttgttttgttttttatgttccCATTTCTCTTCTCATTAAAAATGCTATGTGCATGCAATTCAGAAGGAAATCTGagatattgatatttttcttaaaaagcaaaaaagtcagaaatcaaAGAAGTTGTGGTGGCATTCCTGAACAGAAACATGACACACTTGTTACACACAGCCGtgaaaaaatgactgaaataataaCTGCAGCCCACTCAAACTTGGCGACATCCCTTAGTCAGTGGGGGACAATCTCACTTTCAGCCTTATTTAAAAGATGCTGGTTTTCCTGATATTGCTATgctttgttgaatattttatagTGAAGTGCGTAACATCAGGCCGCTAATTAAAGAACCCACCAACAATCATtagtaaaaaatttaaaacgaTTCCAAATCCAGACTGTACATTTCTAAAGCCAGAGCTTTAATGtgtaaaacacataatattattaatgtcattttttttctttagctttgtattttcaaaaattaaagaaaactattttattgcttttaagtaaaataaaattgtgcaaaattctAGGTTTGTTCGATTTAATTAAGATAAAAGTTAAGAAGTTAAATTTGATTTCATGATTATTTTGGAAAGCTGGAAGAGATGAACAAGATTTCTTCCAACAAATACTGTATGTGGTCTATTAAACACAGACCTGATTCATCTAGCTATCTTATACTGTAAACGcagcaactttttaaatgtagatttaaatatttcaattttaaaatttagttaGTATTTCTGTgcacatgttaaaaaaaaaatgccacttGACTTATCTTTGGAGTAGATTTAGTACCAACTGAGAAATACGCTAAAATCTGGAAAACATCAAAAGCAAAGTGAAGAAGCTGATGACTCAGAGCGGGAGAGTTAGGAGATTTGGTGGCATGCAACATAAAGTGTTATcacttaaataaatgaacaaaaatatgaaatgggTTCTTTCggtaaattttagtttttcaagaATGACAAATTTCAATTTGTCATTCTTGTACGTTGTCGTATGACAACATACTTTCATGTACGTTGTCGGCGCATTAAAAGTTGGAGTGTAGATTGGATGGAAAACCCCTGATATGCTATGTTGCTATTTTATTTGAGTATTCGGACTGCGTATTTGAGAATGACTTGCGAGATTTGCCAAAttcatttcagaatttttttttaattacatcaaGTTAATTACATAAAGTTACCACTTTGAATTGCggatgtgacaaaaagtttgcaTTTGATGGTTTTGGAAGACATATAATTCAGATTCATTGTCTCcttttgaccatttttattAGTCTTCAACCTGtacacaaatattattttttttcctctttttaatttACAACACAACTGCTGTTTTCCACTCATTTCCGACTTTTAGAAGCAGAACTTGTTATTCTGTAAGTTACATTGAAATTGAATTAATTTCAACGTAACATTTAACTTATTTCTGATGATATAAGAAACCTTAGAAATAATTTCTAGCAGATAACACCATTACCAGACACAAATCGATCCAGAAAGAAATGTTCCACTTACCTTTTCAGAAAACCTCCATAACACAGACTTGATCTCTTAGTAATGAaatttattcctaaaagtaAAGAGGACAATTTAACACTGTTATCTGCCTCATTGCTAGCAGAGTGGCATAGTGaaacatgaaatgaaaaaaaagtgattgtGAAAACTGCCTATAAAGGCTCTTAGCACGCGACACTGACTGATCTGTCGACCGTCTAGCTACCCACGATTTCCCCTCTGCCAACGACCTGATGCCAGTGTCACGCAACGCGCTTCGGTATGACTAAAGTGTCTCTGCTGCTTACTCAAACTgaagagcagagctgcagctcctTGACTTTTAGTCTGCTTGTACCAGCTTGTATTTCCTGATCTCTTGACATAGTGGGCAGAACTCTTCTCAAAATGAATCCAGGCTTCATGTAAATTGGAACTTGTCGTGCGATAGAACAATAGTACGTCCTCACGCACACTAGCTGTGGCTTGGCATTTTGCACAAATCTGAAATGACTCACAATATTCACCATTGGCTGATCAAAAAGCTATTAGTTTAATGTGTAGGAGGTTCTGGGGTTCAGCTTAGCTTTACCACTTACAGACAAAATTTTGAAATAGTTCCacttaatcatattttttaaaattcgaGTTCTACTAATTAAATAGCTGAAAGAACTATTATAGGATAAACAATTGAATGTACTCTGTTTAGACGATATGTTTCTTTAACTTTGAGTTTTCAGTTAAGGATGTGATTGTGTTTTAGTCACCAAACTTCACTGCATGAAgaatttacatgttttctttctgtttccccACAGGGACAATGGACTACTCCCATTGTGAAAATCTCAGCGACAGTGATCTTTTTGACTGTTTGGATAACTTAAACGTCAGCAATATCACATCTGACTATGAAGCTGACTTTTGCGAGGCCACTGAAAACGAGAAGTATGTCATCCCAATGTTCCAGACATGTGCtttttgcttgattttcttCGTGGGAGTTTTGGGAAACTGTCTGGTGATCGCCACCTTTGCTCTCTATCGACGCCTCCGGCTTCGTTCCATGACTGATGTGTTTCTCTTCCACCTAGCGCTGGCTgatctcctcctgctcctcacTCTCCCTTTGCAGGCATCCTACACTAACTGGGGTTGGATTTTCCCAGATGCCCTCTGCAAAGTGATGCGTGCATGCTATGCCATCAATACATACAGTGGACTGCTGCTGCTCGGCTGCATCAGCGTTGACCGCTACATGGTTGTGGCACGAGCCCAACAGATGCTACGACTGCGCAGCCAGATACTAATGGCAGGGAAAgttgctgctgtagttgtctGGATCATTGCCATTCTCTTGAGCTTGCCTGAAATCCTCTACTCTCGGGTTTCTGAGTTTGGTGAAGAGGCACACTGTGTCATGCAAAAGAGTGGGCATGTCAAGATGGTCACCAATGGAGCCATCATTGCTGTCTTTTGTGTGTCTCTTATCACCATGGTGATATGCTACACTTCCATAGGTGTGGTTCTGTGGGAAGGCCACGTGCATCGCCGTGGGAAGCAGTGGCACCGGCAGCGCACGCTAAAGCTCATGGTTGCCCTGGTGCTGGTTTTCCTGATCTTCCAGCTTCCATACACGGTGGTTTTGTCTCGGAAAATAGCGGGGCAGTTCTGCGCTCTGATGGGGGAGTACATCACCTGCACTCTTGCATACGCACGCTGTTGCCTCAACCCCATCCTGTATGCACTGGTTGGCGTACGTTTTCGCAAAGACGTGCTGCAGCTCATGCATGACTCTGGCTGTCCATGTGGACTGCAGCTGAAGCTGCACAGTATCCACTCCACATCCAACTCTGCCTCTTCTCGTGGTCTCACTGTGCTCTCAGTTGTCTCCCCAACATCACCTGATCACAATTACTCCAGTAGTGATGGATTAAACCCTCTCAAGTTTCAGTTTCCAACAAGCGAATAATCTTGAAAATACGTAGAACATAAGTGTCTTTGCTTTAAATATGTCATTTAGTATAATAAACGGACATTAGAAATCAGTTTAAACGTCATTAGACCCTCTCCTCAATTTCTGTACTGGTTTCCAGCAGCATCTGCAGCTGATTGAGAAAGATGACTCTTCACAACAAAGCAGATCCTATCAGTCGCTTTTAGATCTTCCAAACTCCAGTCTCATGTGTCAAGGAGCTTCTGATAAAAACTACTGTTCTTTTAAATGCTGAATATTACTGAAGTAATAAATTGTACAGATTTTTCCACTCAGCATGAACAGATGTTAATTGTTGTTGGTCAAAGCTAAAAAAGGAGGAGCAGCATTTAATTTTCATACACAACTTTTATACAGCTTACATATTAATACCCAACTATTAGAAAATAACGTCTCACTTTATTGTAAAGAAATTCACCGCGGCCTTGTGATTtgttaaacatgtaaatattttcatatttttttgttttgctttcaatttTTGTAACTTATTGCATAATACATCATTTATTGTTGCTGTACAAAGCTTGTTCTGTTTTCTATGAAGAACCATTAAATGACTTGTTGTTGAAATTCAAATAAACCAGTGATATATTGCCTCTTCtttgttgtctgtttttttttttatcattctctCTGGAGGATAATAAATATTCACCTGAAAATAAACATTCGGACTTTTCAGCAAATTCATTGTAATCTTGGCCATTTTGACTTGGTGCAGTCAAAGTCATATATTGTGGTTCAAAGTCAGACTCTATCTAAATTTACAGCAGTTGTCTTAATATGCAATCTAATCAACTTTCTcataatttaattacattttttattctggAATGATTACAGTCATCTTTTTGTTAACTTTCTGATTTTATACATGACGCTACTTTTACGTAAAgggttgctattttttttaatttaccattAAATTACTATTTCCTcatattttttaacagatttcaATAGTAAATGGATTACTATGATGTAGGACGAAACTAGTTTTGCTGTCCATTCTAAGTGTTTCTTCTGACAAGCCAGATTCATAGAGACCTTCCTAGAATCTACAACTTGATTATGATGGTTCAGGACAGTGATGAATGGACTGAATTTATACAGCTCTGTTCTAGTCATTCCAACCACCCAAATTGTTTTATACTATACCCACAATCACTTATTCACCCTCACCAGTATGTACACAATGATGATGCACAATTCAGTAAGCAAATTGGAAGCAAATTGACAACTACGCACTAAGCCACAGCCACCCGTAGTTCATTCCCTTGTTAATTTGTATCTCCATTTCATTAAAGCGTGTTGCCTTTTTGTCACCTGCTACTTCCATTTTGCATCAGTAAATAATTTTGCACTCGCGTACTTCAGCTATTGCAAATCAGTTTGTTATATAGTATTTTTATGACTCAAATAAATAATCCTAAATGTTCCACGGAGGAGGGTActtttttcatcctttttgaaaaagctgaagaacaaatcaaccaaaactaaaaaaggcaCAAATGTATTGGGTTGAGATCTAGTGATTATGGAGCCAATTGGTGTACACTaaacttttatgtttaaaaaaacaatttaagaggatttaagcttttttctttttctttttttacagacCCTTGTAAGgtaaatgtttaattcatttcatttatatgGTATCAGTTGACACTAAAAGtcatcaaaaaatacaaaatggaaaagtcaaaaagttttatttagataGCTAAATTTAAATCAATTCTGATCAATTTCTGATGAAAAATTTGATGGCAAATGGCTTTTCATAGCAGAATAAATTGTACAATTTGTCTTTTACCttttaaacaggaaataagTGGGACGGTGTTAAATGttaatgcaaataaaagagGTTCTGTATGCTTCTAGATGAGTCACCTTTTGTGGCATAGAGAGTAGTTGTGGAATTAGTTGGTAAGATTGACCTCTTC is part of the Xiphophorus couchianus chromosome 10, X_couchianus-1.0, whole genome shotgun sequence genome and harbors:
- the ccr10 gene encoding C-C chemokine receptor type 10 — protein: MLASSIQGYTKVNKTESWFYWLVVAEVKPTGLFIRVQAPQSSWCRNRKTTWDMLNSSNITGTMDYSHCENLSDSDLFDCLDNLNVSNITSDYEADFCEATENEKYVIPMFQTCAFCLIFFVGVLGNCLVIATFALYRRLRLRSMTDVFLFHLALADLLLLLTLPLQASYTNWGWIFPDALCKVMRACYAINTYSGLLLLGCISVDRYMVVARAQQMLRLRSQILMAGKVAAVVVWIIAILLSLPEILYSRVSEFGEEAHCVMQKSGHVKMVTNGAIIAVFCVSLITMVICYTSIGVVLWEGHVHRRGKQWHRQRTLKLMVALVLVFLIFQLPYTVVLSRKIAGQFCALMGEYITCTLAYARCCLNPILYALVGVRFRKDVLQLMHDSGCPCGLQLKLHSIHSTSNSASSRGLTVLSVVSPTSPDHNYSSSDGLNPLKFQFPTSE